From the Haloarcula sp. H-GB4 genome, one window contains:
- a CDS encoding PAS domain-containing protein has protein sequence MAYAGGGTPDSIQVLYVNDDGDFAELAQTKLLSISSSFDVTTVGSIEAALDSLATSAIDCVVTSYSLPGGTGIDLLDRLRTEQYELPTILFTGRGSEQIASEATQAGVSDYVPVHAGQNSFELLASRIQTLTEAAHKQAAAERLSDRFQRTLERATDGIYAVDSEWRIEYINEKMAKRVDREPETIVGTIIWEEFPSIVGTELEEKYRTAMETGDPVSFEQYLGEPLDYWVEIRVFPDDDGLTVFSRETTAERERELELERSEAILENIHDVVFVLDDEGTIEFANTASRRLVTGKESTKITGQQLEAVVGDRMSKSDAERFTAAVESTVTDIESDGGVTGLYDADLQIDVTTGGGERTLDVRVTPFRGDDDRQVLVVARDITEQSMAKRQLEQERDALRELQTVMAKGDIAAEARLEELLELGCQTLGLDIGIVSHVQGNDYTVRAVHAPDTEIESGDLFDLESTYCAEVVGTDAVCSFADAVADGKETHPAYRELELESYIGVPLIVDGVRYGTVNFSSPTTRVAPFGALEQTFVELLSELVSAEISRMQDQTDLKRQEFLFERVQNIADIGVWEYFPSIDSLDWSDGVRRIHGVDDEYDPSLDDALGFYHPDDREKISQAVEQTIADREPYDIDLRIVRTDGDVRDVRAWGERVDDPQDDEPVLRGVFQDITERKAQERAHQELAEEYEALLNSSGDAIFMLDVDTTGNDPVFEFARLSPGYESQTGLTTDEVRGETPREIFGDERGAELAANYTRCFEERAPISYREELDIADDARFWDTSLAPVMLGDEIVRIVGIARNVTEQVDRQRKLETTNQRLESLIEATPLTVMEIDTDGTVIRWNDGAENMFGWSRAEVLGEGNPMVPDEQQAEFESHRQRVLSGDQIRGKEVQRKTKAGEELELLLSAAPITAPDGEITSVLAVLEDITEQKQLESKLRSLQETAQRLSGAQSSAEIGDIAIEAAVEILGFELTSIWEYTDQTDELVPLTTSAATRELLGELPRLQSDESLAWEAFKTSEVRRYDDIKSVTSLGEADTNLRSGLFVPLGEFGLMGVGTPQEQTFSEADVDLFQILGATVKAAFTRASRETELQRQNERLDEFASVVAHDLRNPLSIAIGFLDIVEETGDLSHVDRIESAHGRMERLIDDLLTLARGETTVTDTKQIDLAAVTTEAWGYVDTAEATLTVADTVPTVAGDASRLTQLFENLFRNAIEHGGDAVTVTVGQLEGGDGFYVVDDGDGIPSAKRGEVLEHGVTSTKGGTGFGLSIVEDIAKAHGWTVRVTEGAAGGARFEFCY, from the coding sequence ATGGCCTATGCAGGTGGCGGGACTCCCGATTCCATTCAGGTTTTGTATGTAAACGATGATGGTGACTTTGCTGAATTAGCGCAGACGAAGCTCCTGAGTATCTCATCTAGCTTTGACGTCACAACAGTCGGGAGTATCGAGGCTGCTCTCGACTCGCTTGCAACTTCGGCTATCGATTGCGTGGTCACATCGTACTCATTGCCGGGCGGGACGGGAATCGACCTCCTAGATCGGTTACGAACGGAGCAGTACGAACTACCGACGATCTTGTTTACCGGCCGAGGGAGCGAGCAAATTGCAAGCGAAGCGACACAGGCGGGGGTCTCCGATTACGTTCCGGTCCACGCGGGCCAGAACAGTTTCGAGTTGCTCGCGAGCCGCATCCAGACGCTCACCGAGGCCGCCCACAAACAAGCGGCCGCCGAGCGACTGTCCGACCGCTTCCAACGAACGCTGGAGCGGGCAACTGACGGGATTTATGCCGTCGATAGCGAGTGGCGGATCGAATATATAAACGAGAAGATGGCAAAGCGCGTCGACCGCGAACCGGAAACTATCGTCGGGACGATTATCTGGGAAGAGTTCCCCTCGATAGTTGGAACGGAACTCGAAGAGAAATACCGAACCGCGATGGAGACCGGCGACCCGGTGTCGTTCGAACAGTACCTTGGCGAACCGTTGGATTACTGGGTCGAAATACGAGTCTTTCCCGACGATGACGGTCTGACCGTCTTTTCACGGGAAACCACGGCAGAGCGGGAGCGAGAACTGGAGTTAGAGCGCAGTGAAGCGATCCTCGAAAACATCCACGACGTTGTATTTGTTCTCGATGATGAAGGGACAATCGAGTTCGCGAACACCGCTTCGAGACGACTCGTGACCGGGAAAGAATCGACCAAGATAACGGGACAGCAGTTGGAAGCAGTCGTGGGAGACCGGATGTCCAAGTCCGATGCCGAGCGGTTCACAGCGGCGGTCGAATCGACAGTCACTGATATCGAGAGCGACGGTGGCGTTACAGGGTTGTACGACGCAGACCTGCAAATCGATGTGACGACCGGCGGTGGCGAGCGGACGTTAGACGTCCGCGTCACACCGTTCCGGGGCGACGATGATCGGCAGGTGCTCGTCGTTGCCCGTGACATCACCGAACAGAGCATGGCAAAGCGACAGTTAGAGCAGGAGCGGGATGCACTTCGGGAACTCCAGACTGTCATGGCAAAGGGTGATATCGCTGCTGAGGCGCGCCTCGAAGAATTGCTCGAACTTGGCTGCCAGACGCTCGGGCTCGACATCGGAATCGTCTCACACGTTCAGGGCAATGATTACACGGTCAGGGCAGTACACGCCCCGGATACGGAAATCGAATCCGGGGACCTGTTCGACCTCGAATCGACGTACTGCGCGGAGGTGGTCGGGACAGATGCAGTCTGCTCGTTCGCAGATGCTGTCGCTGATGGCAAAGAAACCCACCCTGCGTATCGTGAGTTGGAGCTGGAATCGTATATCGGGGTGCCACTCATCGTCGATGGAGTCAGGTACGGGACGGTCAATTTTTCGAGTCCGACAACGCGAGTCGCGCCCTTCGGAGCGCTTGAGCAAACGTTCGTGGAGCTACTCTCGGAGCTCGTGAGCGCCGAAATATCGCGGATGCAGGACCAGACTGACCTCAAGCGCCAGGAATTCCTGTTCGAGCGGGTACAGAATATCGCAGATATCGGTGTGTGGGAGTATTTCCCGTCGATAGACAGCCTCGACTGGTCTGACGGCGTTCGTCGGATTCACGGCGTTGACGACGAGTATGACCCGTCACTCGATGACGCGCTTGGTTTTTATCACCCTGACGACCGAGAAAAGATTTCGCAGGCAGTCGAGCAGACGATTGCGGACCGAGAACCGTACGACATCGATCTCCGGATTGTGCGCACTGATGGCGACGTGCGCGACGTTCGGGCGTGGGGAGAACGCGTCGACGACCCACAGGACGATGAGCCCGTGCTTCGAGGCGTTTTTCAGGATATCACGGAGCGAAAAGCCCAGGAACGAGCGCATCAGGAACTTGCTGAGGAGTACGAGGCACTGCTCAATAGTTCAGGTGACGCCATATTCATGCTCGATGTCGATACGACTGGTAACGATCCAGTGTTCGAGTTTGCGCGACTCAGCCCCGGCTACGAGTCACAGACAGGTCTCACGACTGACGAGGTTCGAGGGGAAACACCACGGGAGATCTTCGGTGACGAGCGTGGTGCCGAACTCGCGGCGAACTACACTCGTTGTTTCGAGGAGCGTGCGCCGATCTCGTATCGGGAAGAGCTGGACATCGCTGACGACGCGCGGTTCTGGGACACGAGCCTCGCACCAGTTATGCTCGGCGATGAGATCGTCCGGATCGTCGGTATCGCCCGCAACGTAACCGAACAGGTCGACCGACAACGCAAACTCGAAACGACGAACCAGCGACTTGAATCACTCATCGAAGCGACACCGCTCACTGTCATGGAAATCGACACAGACGGGACGGTCATCCGCTGGAACGATGGGGCCGAGAATATGTTCGGCTGGTCACGGGCGGAGGTGCTTGGCGAGGGCAATCCGATGGTCCCGGATGAGCAGCAGGCTGAATTTGAGTCCCACCGACAGCGCGTTTTGAGCGGCGATCAAATCAGGGGGAAGGAAGTACAACGGAAGACGAAGGCGGGTGAGGAACTAGAGTTGCTCCTGTCGGCTGCACCAATCACCGCTCCCGACGGAGAGATAACGAGCGTACTGGCTGTTCTAGAGGATATCACTGAACAGAAGCAGTTAGAGTCGAAGCTCCGCTCACTGCAGGAAACAGCACAGCGGCTCAGTGGCGCACAGTCGAGTGCCGAAATCGGCGACATCGCTATTGAGGCTGCTGTCGAAATTCTTGGGTTCGAACTCACCAGTATCTGGGAGTACACCGACCAGACAGACGAGCTTGTTCCACTGACGACGAGTGCGGCCACAAGGGAACTGCTCGGTGAACTACCACGGTTGCAGTCCGATGAGTCGCTTGCCTGGGAGGCGTTTAAAACATCAGAAGTGCGTCGATACGACGACATCAAATCCGTGACATCGCTCGGCGAAGCCGACACGAATCTCAGAAGCGGTCTGTTCGTGCCACTGGGGGAGTTCGGGCTTATGGGTGTCGGAACGCCACAGGAACAGACCTTCTCTGAAGCAGACGTGGATCTGTTCCAGATACTGGGCGCAACCGTCAAGGCGGCATTCACCCGTGCAAGCCGGGAAACCGAACTCCAGCGACAGAATGAGCGGCTCGATGAGTTTGCCAGTGTTGTCGCCCACGACCTCCGGAACCCGCTGTCCATCGCTATCGGCTTTCTCGACATCGTCGAAGAGACAGGTGACCTCAGTCACGTGGACCGAATCGAATCGGCACATGGCCGTATGGAGCGGTTGATCGACGACCTCCTGACGCTGGCGCGCGGTGAGACCACAGTTACGGATACGAAACAGATCGATCTTGCGGCCGTGACGACGGAAGCCTGGGGATACGTCGACACCGCTGAAGCAACGCTGACGGTTGCTGACACGGTCCCGACAGTGGCTGGTGACGCCAGCCGGTTGACACAACTGTTCGAGAACCTCTTCAGAAACGCTATCGAGCATGGCGGGGACGCCGTCACGGTAACCGTCGGGCAGTTAGAGGGCGGTGACGGGTTCTACGTCGTGGATGACGGCGATGGGATTCCATCAGCAAAGCGTGGGGAAGTACTGGAACACGGCGTTACGTCTACCAAGGGAGGCACTGGCTTCGGGCTCTCCATCGTGGAGGACATCGCCAAAGCACACGGCTGGACTGTCCGTGTGACGGAAGGCGCTGCTGGCGGGGCACGGTTCGAGTTTTGCTACTGA